The Cyanobacteriota bacterium genome has a window encoding:
- a CDS encoding ABC transporter substrate-binding protein — protein sequence MSNLSRRKFMITAGATAIGVATLHGCTSGSNGTGGSPAASPASPAASPVASVETPEVTGAKLGFIALTDSAPLIIAKEKGLFAKYGMPDVEVVKQASWAATRDNLELGSAGNGIDGAHILTPMPYLMTLGKITKQPVPMMILARLNTNGQGISISKDYADLKVSTDSKVLKDAFAKAKAGGKELKIAVTFPGGTHDMWMRYWLSAGGIDPNKDVSIIVVPPPQMVANMKVGTMEAFCVGEPWNAQLVTQGLGYTAITTGELWKDHPEKALTMRADWVEKNPKAAKALTMAVQEAQIWCEKAENKKEMCEIIGKREWLKVPVSDILGRVEGNIDYGTGRTVSNSPVRMKFWADYASYPFQSHDLWFLTEHIRWGYIPADTDTKKLVAQVNREDIWREAAKALGVPEAEIPKDKSRGVETFFDGVKFDPEKPDEYLKGLAIKKA from the coding sequence ATGTCTAATCTATCTCGGCGTAAATTCATGATCACAGCAGGAGCGACCGCGATCGGTGTGGCTACCCTGCACGGCTGTACCTCTGGTTCCAATGGAACAGGTGGCTCCCCTGCGGCTTCCCCCGCTTCTCCTGCGGCTTCTCCCGTAGCTTCTGTGGAAACCCCCGAAGTCACTGGTGCCAAATTGGGCTTCATTGCTCTCACTGACTCTGCACCCCTGATCATTGCTAAAGAGAAAGGACTGTTTGCCAAGTATGGAATGCCCGATGTTGAAGTCGTCAAGCAAGCCTCGTGGGCAGCTACCCGTGACAACCTGGAACTTGGCTCAGCCGGGAATGGCATTGATGGGGCACACATCCTTACCCCCATGCCCTACCTCATGACCCTGGGCAAAATCACTAAGCAACCAGTACCTATGATGATCCTGGCACGGTTAAATACTAACGGTCAGGGAATTTCAATCTCCAAAGACTATGCCGACCTCAAGGTAAGCACCGATAGTAAAGTCCTGAAAGATGCCTTCGCTAAGGCAAAAGCCGGTGGCAAGGAACTGAAAATTGCAGTCACCTTCCCTGGCGGTACCCACGACATGTGGATGCGTTACTGGCTGTCAGCAGGCGGCATTGACCCTAACAAGGATGTTTCGATAATTGTCGTGCCACCGCCCCAGATGGTAGCCAACATGAAGGTAGGCACGATGGAAGCCTTTTGCGTAGGGGAACCTTGGAATGCTCAACTGGTAACCCAAGGATTAGGCTACACCGCTATTACAACAGGAGAACTCTGGAAAGACCATCCAGAAAAGGCGCTGACCATGCGGGCAGACTGGGTAGAAAAGAACCCCAAGGCTGCCAAGGCTTTGACCATGGCAGTACAAGAGGCGCAGATCTGGTGCGAGAAAGCAGAGAACAAAAAGGAGATGTGTGAGATCATCGGCAAGCGGGAGTGGCTGAAGGTGCCTGTGAGTGACATTTTGGGTCGTGTGGAAGGCAATATCGACTATGGCACTGGTAGAACCGTAAGCAATAGCCCTGTAAGGATGAAGTTCTGGGCAGACTATGCGTCCTATCCTTTCCAAAGCCATGACTTATGGTTCCTAACAGAGCACATTCGCTGGGGTTACATCCCTGCTGACACCGATACCAAGAAACTGGTAGCGCAGGTCAACCGAGAAGACATCTGGCGGGAAGCAGCGAAGGCTCTAGGTGTTCCCGAAGCTGAGATTCCCAAAGACAAGTCTCGTGGGGTGGAAACCTTCTTTGATGGGGTGAAATTTGACCCAGAGAAGCCCGACGAATACCTAAAGGGACTTGCTATTAAGAAGGCCTAG
- the ntrB gene encoding nitrate ABC transporter permease, giving the protein MVATTRPAPLPGFILKPIVAIRQNFRRIVTSTIALIVMLGIWQVLCAGEKPLLPPPTTVLKDTWELIANPFFDNGGTDKGLFWHLLASLTRVAIGFSLAAIIGVAVGLVIGTNRIVYDALDPIFQVLRTVPPLAWLPISLAIFRDNQPSAIFVIFITAVWPIVINTAVGAQQVPQDYRNVSRVLQLSRFEYFTNVLFPATVPYVFTGLRIALGLSWLAIVAAEMLIGGVGIGFFIWDAWNSSLMSEIILALIYVGIVGFLLDRLMATISSLFLPEEQQ; this is encoded by the coding sequence ATGGTTGCTACTACTCGACCTGCTCCATTGCCTGGATTCATTCTGAAACCGATCGTCGCGATTCGGCAAAACTTTCGTCGGATTGTTACCTCGACAATTGCGCTGATTGTGATGTTGGGTATTTGGCAAGTTCTTTGTGCTGGCGAGAAACCACTGCTGCCGCCACCCACTACAGTTCTTAAGGACACCTGGGAACTGATTGCCAACCCTTTCTTTGATAATGGTGGTACTGATAAAGGTCTGTTCTGGCACCTGCTAGCAAGCTTAACTAGGGTGGCGATCGGCTTCTCGCTGGCTGCCATCATTGGCGTTGCTGTGGGACTGGTAATTGGCACCAATCGCATAGTTTACGATGCCCTTGATCCCATCTTCCAGGTATTACGAACTGTGCCACCCCTGGCATGGTTGCCAATTTCCCTAGCGATCTTTCGAGATAACCAGCCCTCAGCCATCTTTGTGATTTTCATTACAGCGGTGTGGCCGATTGTCATCAACACTGCTGTAGGTGCCCAGCAAGTCCCCCAGGACTATCGCAATGTCTCCCGTGTACTGCAACTGTCTCGGTTTGAGTATTTCACTAACGTGCTATTCCCTGCCACTGTGCCCTATGTGTTTACCGGCTTGCGGATTGCCTTGGGACTTTCGTGGCTGGCGATCGTCGCTGCTGAGATGTTGATTGGTGGTGTGGGCATCGGCTTCTTCATCTGGGATGCCTGGAACAGTTCCCTCATGAGTGAGATTATCTTGGCGCTCATCTATGTTGGGATTGTTGGGTTCCTGCTCGATCGTCTGATGGCAACCATCAGTAGTCTATTTCTTCCTGAAGAGCAGCAGTAG
- a CDS encoding nitrate ABC transporter ATP-binding protein (This model describes the ATP binding subunits of ATP-binding cassette (ABC) transporters for nitrate transport, or for bicarbonate transport, in bacteria and archaea.), producing the protein MSAFVEIDHVDKVFPLDGGGRYVAIRNVSLDIQQGEFVSLIGHSGCGKSTLLNMVAGLERPTAGGVILEGREVRKPGPDRMVVFQNYSLLPWKTVRQNIALAVDATMKHLSKGERRAIVEHHIDLVNLRPAADKFPAQLSGGMKQRVAIARALALRPKVLLLDEPFGALDALTRGNLQEQLMQISQAHQMTCIMVTHDVDEALLLSDRIVMLTNGPEAHIGQILNVPIPRPRNRMEVINHPSYYALRNEMVYFLNQQKRAKKHKKVRAAAIARHGLEKINLDIGFVPLTDCAPLVVAKEKGFFAKYGLEEVKLVREPSWKAVADDLMTQQIDAASVVAGMPLGLTLGMGGLPPVPICTALTLSRNGNAITLSKALWQHGVRDLAGFKRAIANKPDQVHTLGVVYPASMQNLILRYWLANGGIDPDLDVSLMVIPPPQMVSNLKAGNIDGYCVGEPWNSRAVKEKLGFVIATDVDIWNGHAEKVLAVREDWAQQYPQTHLALVKALIEACNYCDDRRHRPEIVEMLSQPDYIGIDPAYIRPGLLEPYDQGTGDEPVQLLDFHQFYVERSNSPDRAEMLWVMTQLARWNITPFPKNWIEVLDRVVCLDVFNQAVREVGASLDFPVKLDLERDRRPIQLLDGPVFNPDHPLDYLNAFDIKRDYKVKEVLVDVPVLNP; encoded by the coding sequence ATGAGTGCATTTGTAGAAATTGATCACGTTGATAAGGTTTTTCCCCTGGATGGTGGCGGGCGTTATGTGGCGATTCGTAACGTCAGCCTAGACATTCAGCAGGGGGAGTTTGTGTCCTTGATTGGGCACTCTGGCTGTGGCAAATCTACGCTGCTGAATATGGTGGCAGGGCTAGAGCGTCCGACAGCAGGGGGGGTGATTTTGGAAGGACGGGAAGTACGGAAACCAGGCCCCGATCGCATGGTGGTGTTCCAGAACTACTCGCTGTTGCCTTGGAAGACCGTGCGCCAGAACATCGCCTTAGCAGTAGATGCTACTATGAAGCACCTGTCTAAGGGGGAACGTCGTGCCATTGTGGAGCATCACATTGACTTGGTGAATTTGCGCCCAGCAGCCGATAAGTTCCCTGCCCAGCTTTCCGGTGGCATGAAACAGCGGGTAGCGATCGCCCGTGCCTTGGCGTTGCGTCCCAAAGTTTTGTTGCTAGATGAACCCTTTGGCGCGCTGGATGCCCTCACTCGTGGCAACTTGCAGGAACAGTTGATGCAGATTAGCCAAGCGCATCAGATGACTTGCATTATGGTCACCCACGATGTGGATGAGGCGCTGTTGCTTAGCGATCGCATCGTTATGCTCACCAATGGCCCTGAAGCGCATATCGGGCAGATTTTGAATGTCCCAATTCCCCGCCCCCGCAACCGCATGGAAGTGATTAACCATCCCAGCTATTATGCCCTGCGGAACGAGATGGTCTACTTCCTCAACCAGCAAAAGCGGGCGAAGAAACACAAAAAGGTCAGGGCAGCGGCGATCGCCCGTCATGGATTGGAGAAAATCAACCTGGACATTGGTTTTGTGCCCCTCACCGACTGTGCCCCCCTAGTAGTTGCCAAGGAGAAGGGGTTCTTCGCCAAGTACGGTCTGGAAGAGGTGAAGCTAGTCCGAGAACCAAGCTGGAAAGCCGTTGCCGATGACTTGATGACTCAGCAGATTGATGCTGCTAGTGTGGTTGCTGGGATGCCCTTGGGCTTGACTCTAGGCATGGGGGGACTACCTCCGGTGCCTATCTGCACTGCCCTCACTCTGTCGCGCAATGGCAACGCCATCACCTTGAGTAAAGCTCTGTGGCAGCATGGGGTACGCGATTTAGCAGGCTTTAAGCGGGCGATCGCCAACAAACCCGACCAAGTTCATACCCTCGGTGTTGTCTATCCCGCTTCCATGCAAAACCTGATACTGCGCTACTGGCTGGCGAATGGCGGCATTGATCCGGATCTGGACGTGAGCTTGATGGTGATTCCGCCACCCCAGATGGTCTCTAACCTAAAGGCCGGGAACATTGATGGTTACTGTGTGGGGGAACCCTGGAACTCCCGGGCTGTGAAGGAAAAGTTAGGCTTTGTAATCGCCACCGACGTGGATATTTGGAATGGTCATGCTGAGAAAGTCCTCGCTGTACGTGAAGACTGGGCACAGCAATATCCCCAAACCCACTTGGCTCTGGTGAAGGCGCTGATTGAAGCCTGCAACTACTGCGACGATCGCCGTCATCGGCCTGAAATTGTAGAAATGCTCAGCCAGCCCGACTACATCGGCATTGACCCAGCCTACATTCGTCCAGGACTGCTGGAACCCTACGATCAGGGCACGGGTGACGAACCTGTCCAACTCCTAGATTTCCACCAATTCTACGTGGAGCGCAGCAACAGCCCTGATCGGGCAGAGATGCTATGGGTCATGACCCAACTCGCTCGCTGGAACATTACCCCCTTCCCCAAAAATTGGATTGAAGTCCTAGATCGGGTTGTGTGTCTAGATGTGTTTAACCAAGCTGTGCGAGAGGTAGGGGCATCCCTCGATTTTCCGGTCAAGCTGGATCTAGAGCGCGATCGTCGTCCCATTCAACTGCTCGATGGCCCTGTCTTCAACCCCGATCATCCCCTTGACTACCTCAACGCTTTCGACATCAAGCGAGACTACAAAGTCAAGGAAGTCCTAGTTGACGTGCCCGTATTGAATCCGTAA
- a CDS encoding nitrate ABC transporter ATP-binding protein (This model describes the ATP binding subunits of ATP-binding cassette (ABC) transporters for nitrate transport, or for bicarbonate transport, in bacteria and archaea.), translating into MQTLETPLKLTTSPQREPLLFLENISKVYPTASGGYTVLEGINLTVYTGEFVCIIGHSGCGKSTLLNMVSGFSKPTTGQVRLRSNPITRPGPDRMMVFQNYCLLPWKTAFDNVYLAVNAVYPNKSKAEKREIVREHLALVGLTEAAQKRPSQLSGGMKQRVAIARALATRPEVLILDEPFGALDAITREELQDELLKIWQDHKTTVLMITHDIDEALYLADRLVMMTNGPAAKIGEILELPFPRPRDRARLLEDPRYYELRNYALDFLYHRFAHDVD; encoded by the coding sequence ATGCAAACCCTCGAAACGCCCTTGAAACTGACAACATCCCCCCAGCGGGAACCCCTGCTATTTCTCGAAAACATTTCCAAGGTTTATCCCACCGCTAGTGGTGGTTACACCGTCTTGGAAGGAATTAATCTAACAGTTTATACTGGTGAATTTGTCTGTATTATTGGACACTCTGGTTGTGGCAAATCCACGCTGCTTAATATGGTATCGGGCTTCAGTAAGCCAACCACAGGTCAGGTGCGGCTGCGGAGCAACCCGATTACGCGCCCTGGGCCGGATCGGATGATGGTATTTCAGAATTACTGCCTATTGCCCTGGAAGACTGCCTTTGACAACGTGTACCTAGCAGTGAATGCAGTGTATCCCAACAAGTCTAAGGCAGAAAAGCGGGAGATTGTCCGGGAACACTTGGCCCTAGTGGGCTTGACAGAGGCTGCCCAGAAGCGTCCATCCCAACTGTCTGGCGGCATGAAACAGCGGGTGGCGATCGCTCGCGCCTTGGCAACCCGTCCCGAAGTGTTGATTCTAGACGAACCCTTCGGTGCCCTGGATGCTATCACCCGTGAAGAGTTACAGGACGAACTGCTGAAAATTTGGCAAGACCACAAAACCACGGTACTGATGATCACCCATGACATCGACGAGGCACTGTATTTGGCCGATCGCCTAGTGATGATGACGAATGGCCCTGCCGCCAAAATTGGCGAGATTCTGGAACTGCCCTTCCCCCGTCCCCGCGATCGTGCCCGCTTGCTGGAAGATCCTCGCTATTACGAACTGCGAAACTATGCCCTCGACTTTCTCTACCACCGCTTCGCCCACGATGTGGATTAA
- a CDS encoding DUF1830 domain-containing protein yields the protein MFPPKTALSNRQHILCYYLNTSSQIQIARVTNIANWYFDRVIFPRQRLMFHAPPEAILEIHTTHETRHIPCQCLRVSDFLPNVNDD from the coding sequence ATGTTTCCCCCAAAAACCGCTCTATCCAATCGTCAACACATCCTCTGTTACTACCTCAATACCAGTAGCCAGATACAGATTGCCCGTGTGACCAACATTGCCAATTGGTACTTCGATCGCGTGATTTTTCCTAGGCAGCGGTTGATGTTTCATGCACCACCAGAGGCGATCCTAGAAATTCATACCACCCACGAGACCCGTCATATCCCTTGTCAGTGCTTGCGGGTCAGCGATTTTCTTCCCAATGTCAACGATGACTGA